The uncultured Subdoligranulum sp. genomic sequence AAGTCCGCAAGGTCCTGATAATATGTTATATCAAGCTGGTGCCAATAGTCAAGACCGGCACGCTTTAATTTTTTGTCGTCGATGGTGAAGCCCATGGGCCCCACCATGTGGAGCCGTGCTCCGGTTACCGCGCAGGTACGCGCAATATTGCCGGAGTTCTGGGGAATCTGCGGCTCCACCAGCACAATGTTTACCGTTGGCATAGTTTCACTTCCTGTTTTTTCCGGCAGCGGGCGGGCAGCCTCACTGCACCATCAGTCCGGGCAGGGCTGCTTCCAGCCAGACGCCCAGCCGTTCGTCGGCACCCTCCGGCGTCATCCGGATGCAGTCCGCCACAAAGGCGGCGGCTGCCTGCACGGCGGCCTGGGGCACGTTGCCCTGGAGGATCCGCCCCACCAGCACGGCGCCGAAGATGTCGCCGGTACCGTGGTACATCCGGGGAATCAGCGGAGTTTTTACAAAGTACCCCTGCCCGCCCCGGGCGGCACCCACACAGCCGATGCACCGTCCGCCCGAAACGCCGGTCACGCCGGTGACCACCACCTGGGGAGCGATGCGGGTCAGCCGGGCGGTCTGCTCGGCGGCCTGTTCGGCGCTGCCCACCCCGGGCAGCGGGTCGCCCAGCAGCAGGGCAGCCTCGGTCACGTTGGGGGTGATGAGGTCGGCCTTGCTGCACAGATTGTACATGGCGGGCACCATCTCGGCGCCGAGACCTTTGTACAGACGGCCGCCGTCCCCCAGGACGGGGTCCACCACCTTGAAGGCCTGGGGCCACAGTTCAAAGGCCTGTTCCACCAGTTTGGCCTGGGCGGGATCGGATAAGTACCCGGAGTAGATGCAGTCAAAGTGCAGGCCCAGCCGGTGGTAGTGGGCCAGAGCGGCGGGACCGTAGCCGGGATTGGACATTTTGGCCGGCGTGCCCAGTCCGCCCGTGTGGCTGGAGAGGACTGCGGTGGGCAGGGCCACCGCCTGCACGCCCAGGCAGGACAGCACCGGCACAATGACCGAGAGTGCTGCCCGTCCGAATCCGGGCAGATCATGGATGGCTAATACGGTTTTGGGAGCATTGGACATAGACAAAGATCCTTCTGTTGTGTGATTTCTCTACGATTCTATCACAAACGGCCCCACAAAAAAAGGCGTATCGGGGCGAAAGAAAACTTTTCAGCCCATTTTTGGGAGCAAATCCCGCATAAAACGGCGGAAACAACACATGCTAAGGCCGTACCTGAAAAGCAAAGGAGGGGCACAGTATGAATCTTTCCACAATGGCTTCGGCGGCAGTGGGCATGGCGGTGGGCGCCGCGGTGATGGGTATGGCCACCCAGGACCGCCGTCAGATGCGCAAGACCGTCCACAAGCTGACCAAAGGCGCCGAAAAGACGCTGGTGGACCTGGACAAGGCCGTTCAGCAGATGCACTGGTAACGGAAAAGCTCCCGGCGGGTTGCCGGGAGCTTTTGCTGTTTGGGAAAAACTTACAGAACGCGCACGCGGATGGCCGGCTCGATGCCGCTGAGTTCGGCGGCCAGGGTGTCGGTGATCTCACCGGTCA encodes the following:
- a CDS encoding PfkB family carbohydrate kinase, with the protein product MSNAPKTVLAIHDLPGFGRAALSVIVPVLSCLGVQAVALPTAVLSSHTGGLGTPAKMSNPGYGPAALAHYHRLGLHFDCIYSGYLSDPAQAKLVEQAFELWPQAFKVVDPVLGDGGRLYKGLGAEMVPAMYNLCSKADLITPNVTEAALLLGDPLPGVGSAEQAAEQTARLTRIAPQVVVTGVTGVSGGRCIGCVGAARGGQGYFVKTPLIPRMYHGTGDIFGAVLVGRILQGNVPQAAVQAAAAFVADCIRMTPEGADERLGVWLEAALPGLMVQ